A section of the Streptomyces sp. NBC_01408 genome encodes:
- a CDS encoding adenosine deaminase, whose amino-acid sequence MTDLHPFIAGLPKAELHVHHVGSASPRIVAELASRHPDSKVPTDPEALADYFTFTDFAHFIELYLSVVDLVRTPEDVRHLTFEVARDMARQNIRYAELTITPYSSTRRGIDEQAFMEAIEDARKAAESELGVILRWCFDIPGEAGLEAAAETARLAVDLRPEGLVSFGLGGPEIGVPRPQFKPYFDRARAAGLHSVPHAGETTGPETVWDAIRELGAERIGHGTSATQDPELLAYLAEHRIALEVCPTSNIATRAVTDLDLHPVKEMFEAGVLVTINSDDPPMFGSDLNNEYAVAARLLGLDERGLARLAKNAVEASFLDEPGKAKLSAEIDAYTAQWLAR is encoded by the coding sequence ATGACCGACCTGCACCCCTTCATCGCGGGGCTGCCCAAGGCCGAACTGCACGTCCACCACGTCGGCTCCGCCTCCCCGCGCATCGTCGCCGAACTCGCCTCCCGGCACCCCGACTCGAAGGTCCCCACTGACCCCGAGGCGCTCGCCGACTACTTCACCTTCACGGACTTCGCCCACTTCATCGAGCTCTACCTCTCGGTCGTGGACCTGGTCCGCACCCCCGAGGACGTACGCCACCTCACCTTCGAGGTCGCCCGTGACATGGCCCGGCAGAACATCCGCTACGCCGAGCTGACCATCACCCCCTACTCCTCCACCCGGCGAGGCATCGACGAGCAGGCCTTCATGGAGGCCATCGAGGACGCGCGCAAGGCCGCCGAGAGCGAACTCGGCGTCATCCTGCGCTGGTGCTTCGACATCCCCGGCGAGGCCGGCCTGGAGGCCGCCGCCGAGACCGCCCGCCTCGCCGTCGACCTGCGCCCCGAGGGCCTGGTCTCCTTCGGCCTCGGCGGTCCCGAGATCGGCGTCCCCCGACCGCAGTTCAAGCCGTACTTCGACCGGGCCCGCGCCGCCGGTCTGCACAGCGTGCCGCACGCCGGCGAGACCACCGGCCCGGAGACCGTCTGGGACGCCATCCGAGAGCTGGGCGCCGAGCGCATCGGCCACGGCACCAGCGCCACCCAGGACCCCGAGCTCCTCGCGTACCTCGCCGAGCACCGCATCGCGCTGGAGGTCTGCCCGACCTCCAACATCGCCACCCGCGCGGTGACCGACCTCGACCTGCACCCGGTCAAGGAGATGTTCGAGGCGGGCGTGCTCGTCACCATCAACAGCGACGACCCGCCGATGTTCGGCTCCGACCTCAACAACGAGTACGCGGTGGCCGCCCGGCTCCTCGGCCTCGACGAGCGCGGTCTCGCCCGGCTCGCCAAGAACGCCGTCGAGGCCTCCTTCCTGGACGAGCCCGGCAAGGCGAAGCTCAGCGCGGAGATCGACGCGTACACCGCGCAATGGCTCGCGCGGTGA
- a CDS encoding glycerophosphodiester phosphodiesterase encodes MRTLTAVGHRGDPYRVRENTLSSIRSAFARGADAVEIDVRLTRDGVPVLLHDETLQRLWGHEVRLDEISAPQLQELTQGGVPALRDALMAAGAGRVMIDLPGATAEAVRTVVGLVRECGARERTYYCAGPNTMLAVRAADPGAEIALTWTTLSPPRRVLIDAVAPRWLNYRFGLVSRELTDALHRDGLLVSAWTADTRRTMRGLVRAGVDSVTTNRVDALNAVRTEMGR; translated from the coding sequence ATGCGCACCCTGACTGCCGTCGGCCACCGCGGCGATCCTTACCGCGTCCGTGAGAACACCCTGTCCTCGATCCGGTCCGCGTTCGCCCGGGGGGCGGACGCGGTCGAGATCGACGTGCGGCTGACCCGCGACGGGGTGCCGGTCCTGCTCCACGACGAGACGCTCCAGCGGCTGTGGGGCCATGAGGTGCGGCTCGACGAGATCTCGGCCCCCCAGCTCCAGGAGCTGACGCAGGGCGGGGTTCCGGCCCTGCGCGACGCCCTGATGGCCGCCGGCGCGGGCCGGGTGATGATCGACCTGCCCGGGGCGACGGCCGAGGCGGTACGGACCGTCGTCGGCCTGGTCCGCGAGTGCGGGGCGCGCGAGCGGACGTACTACTGCGCCGGACCGAACACCATGCTGGCGGTGCGCGCCGCCGATCCGGGCGCGGAGATCGCACTGACCTGGACCACGCTGTCGCCGCCGCGCCGGGTGCTGATCGACGCGGTGGCGCCGCGCTGGCTCAACTACCGCTTCGGGCTGGTGAGCCGGGAGCTGACGGACGCGCTCCACCGCGACGGCCTGCTGGTGTCGGCCTGGACGGCGGACACCCGGCGGACGATGCGCGGGCTCGTCAGGGCCGGGGTCGACTCGGTCACGACGAACCGGGTGGACGCGCTGAACGCCGTGCGGACCGAAATGGGACGGTGA
- a CDS encoding sensor histidine kinase — protein sequence MPFVLPREPGLPPVTWGSYAMTTLAVLPLAWRRHRPVTVLVVILLAGGIYKVALDGPGQPLPYAGLIAFYTVALTCPARMRVAVGGLSVLTVAASTGLGTGTARELSFTLFCAGAAYALGRLQYTRQAYTAAVEDRAAQLERANRIEAEQAVARERARIAREMHDILSHAVSIMIVQAEAGPVAVRRAPERAKAAFEAISETCRDAMVQLRAMLGLLREDGPAPREPQPGVAALPRLLDRVRQGGPRIAYEETGEVRALAPAVDTAVYRIVQEALTNVVKHAAAGRVSVRLHHTARDLTVTVEDDGLGPARAGGGGGGHGLIGIRERAAAHGGTATAGPGPDGRGFCLSAVLVTSRQEVGS from the coding sequence ATGCCGTTCGTGCTGCCGCGGGAGCCCGGGCTGCCGCCCGTGACCTGGGGCTCGTACGCGATGACCACGCTGGCCGTGCTGCCGCTGGCGTGGCGGCGGCACCGGCCGGTCACCGTACTGGTGGTGATCCTGCTCGCCGGCGGCATCTACAAGGTGGCGCTCGACGGGCCGGGGCAGCCGCTCCCGTACGCCGGGCTGATCGCCTTCTACACCGTCGCCCTGACGTGCCCCGCCCGGATGCGGGTGGCGGTCGGGGGGCTCTCGGTCCTGACGGTCGCCGCGTCCACGGGTCTGGGGACGGGTACGGCCAGGGAGCTGTCCTTCACCCTGTTCTGTGCGGGCGCGGCCTACGCGTTGGGGCGGCTCCAGTACACCCGGCAGGCCTACACCGCGGCGGTGGAGGACCGGGCGGCGCAGCTGGAGCGGGCCAACCGGATCGAGGCGGAGCAGGCCGTGGCGCGCGAACGGGCCAGGATCGCGCGGGAGATGCACGACATCCTCTCGCACGCCGTCAGCATCATGATCGTGCAGGCGGAGGCCGGTCCGGTGGCGGTGCGGCGGGCGCCGGAGCGGGCGAAGGCGGCCTTCGAGGCCATATCCGAGACCTGCCGGGACGCGATGGTGCAGTTGCGCGCGATGCTGGGGCTGCTCAGGGAGGACGGTCCGGCGCCGCGCGAACCGCAGCCGGGGGTGGCTGCACTGCCCCGGCTGCTGGACCGGGTGCGGCAGGGCGGGCCGCGGATCGCGTACGAGGAGACGGGCGAGGTCCGGGCGCTGGCCCCGGCGGTGGACACGGCCGTGTACCGGATCGTGCAGGAGGCCCTGACGAACGTGGTCAAGCACGCCGCGGCGGGGCGGGTGTCGGTGCGGCTCCACCACACGGCACGGGACCTGACGGTCACGGTCGAGGACGACGGACTGGGTCCCGCGCGGGCCGGCGGCGGGGGTGGCGGGCACGGGCTGATAGGGATCCGGGAGCGGGCGGCCGCGCACGGCGGGACGGCCACGGCCGGTCCCGGCCCGGACGGGCGGGGCTTCTGCCTCAGCGCCGTCCTTGTAACCTCGCGCCAGGAGGTGGGGAGTTGA
- a CDS encoding response regulator transcription factor codes for MTIRVVVADDQELVRSGFAMILDVQEDIEVVAEVGDGAAAVEAVARLAPDVALLDIRMPVLDGIEACRTISARSACRTVMLTTFDSDEYVYEALHAGASGFLLKDVRRDDLVHAVRVVAAGESLLAPSVARRLIEEYTAATVARPALAADRLEVLTARERETLLHLGRGLSNAEIAAALVVSEHTVKSHVGNVLAKLGLRDRIQAVICAYETGLIAAGTPAGE; via the coding sequence TTGACGATCCGCGTGGTGGTGGCCGACGACCAGGAGCTGGTGCGCAGCGGTTTCGCGATGATCCTCGACGTCCAGGAGGACATCGAGGTCGTGGCGGAGGTGGGGGACGGCGCGGCGGCCGTGGAGGCGGTGGCCCGGCTCGCCCCGGACGTGGCGCTGCTGGACATCCGGATGCCGGTGCTGGACGGGATCGAGGCCTGCCGGACGATCTCGGCGCGGAGCGCGTGCCGGACGGTGATGCTGACGACCTTCGACTCGGACGAGTACGTGTACGAGGCGCTGCACGCGGGGGCGAGCGGGTTCCTGCTCAAGGACGTGCGGCGGGACGACCTGGTGCACGCGGTACGGGTGGTGGCGGCGGGCGAGTCCCTGCTGGCGCCTTCGGTGGCGCGGCGGCTGATCGAGGAGTACACGGCGGCGACGGTGGCGCGGCCCGCCCTGGCGGCGGACCGGCTGGAGGTGCTGACGGCGCGGGAGCGGGAGACGCTGCTGCATCTGGGACGGGGGCTGTCGAACGCGGAGATCGCGGCGGCGCTGGTGGTCAGCGAGCACACGGTGAAGTCGCACGTGGGGAACGTGCTGGCGAAGCTGGGGCTGCGGGACCGGATCCAGGCGGTGATCTGCGCGTACGAGACAGGTCTGATCGCGGCGGGTACTCCCGCTGGGGAGTGA
- a CDS encoding serine hydrolase has protein sequence MDAKTRTLIAAALVLGIASGPAVAHAAPAGRTAAVSSVPAPPGSASVSTPPNAKALEKAIAGLGAQHGEATAALVRVGGTSGSWRGSSGVADIRSGREAIEGGRFRAGSVTKTFTSAVVLQLAAEGRVELDRPVRDYLPGLFPASFEKPVTVRQLLNYTSGIQAADGPGDSFEAQWEHRFDVTDPRQQIANALAKGPEFTAGEAQHYLNINYTILGVLIEKLTGTTYERAVSERVLRPLGLRDTSFPGRFQTRIPGPHNRGYQALTRADGSRELRDVTVWNSSDRWAAGDMISTTADLERFTVALFDGRIVPKALLKETMFAVPAVNDFESGKPAQLTAGFSRIVLPDGTEAWGKTGGRHGYNTVIGGTLDGSRTLVYSVNSTDAKGKDMNPVALAVVLAAFAE, from the coding sequence ATGGACGCCAAGACGCGCACGCTGATCGCCGCCGCTCTGGTCCTGGGCATCGCGTCGGGCCCGGCCGTCGCCCACGCGGCGCCGGCCGGGAGGACGGCGGCCGTGTCCTCGGTTCCGGCGCCGCCCGGGAGCGCCTCCGTCTCGACGCCGCCGAACGCGAAGGCCCTGGAGAAGGCGATCGCGGGGCTGGGCGCGCAGCACGGGGAAGCGACGGCCGCACTGGTCCGGGTTGGCGGTACGAGCGGCAGTTGGCGGGGGAGTTCGGGTGTCGCGGACATCCGCAGCGGACGCGAGGCGATCGAGGGGGGCCGGTTCCGGGCCGGTTCGGTGACCAAGACCTTCACCTCGGCGGTCGTGCTGCAGCTGGCGGCCGAGGGCCGGGTGGAGCTGGACCGGCCAGTGCGGGACTACCTGCCGGGCCTCTTCCCCGCGAGCTTCGAAAAGCCGGTCACGGTACGGCAGTTGCTGAACTACACGAGCGGAATCCAGGCGGCGGACGGGCCGGGCGACTCCTTCGAGGCACAGTGGGAGCACCGCTTCGACGTGACCGATCCCCGGCAGCAGATCGCCAACGCCCTGGCAAAGGGCCCGGAGTTCACCGCGGGTGAGGCCCAGCACTACCTGAACATCAACTACACGATCCTGGGCGTGCTGATCGAGAAGCTGACGGGGACGACGTACGAGCGGGCCGTCTCGGAGCGCGTCCTGAGGCCGCTGGGGCTGCGGGACACCTCGTTCCCGGGCCGTTTCCAGACCCGGATACCGGGCCCGCACAACCGTGGCTACCAGGCGCTCACCCGGGCCGACGGCTCTCGGGAGCTGCGCGATGTGACGGTGTGGAACTCCTCGGACCGCTGGGCGGCGGGCGACATGATCTCGACGACGGCCGATCTGGAGCGTTTCACCGTCGCGCTGTTCGACGGGCGGATCGTTCCGAAGGCCCTGCTGAAGGAGACGATGTTCGCCGTGCCGGCAGTGAACGACTTCGAGAGCGGCAAGCCCGCCCAGCTCACGGCCGGCTTCTCCCGGATCGTCCTGCCGGACGGTACGGAGGCCTGGGGCAAGACCGGCGGCCGCCACGGGTACAACACGGTGATAGGTGGCACGCTCGACGGGTCGCGGACCCTGGTCTACTCGGTGAACTCCACCGACGCCAAGGGCAAGGACATGAACCCGGTCGCCCTCGCCGTCGTCCTGGCGGCCTTCGCCGAGTAG
- a CDS encoding PotD/PotF family extracellular solute-binding protein, whose protein sequence is MPELAFSRRAALRGLGATGLLAALCGCGVPAAYVPEDRREGLDRSERDRAVSFSNWPLYIDTDEEDEERRPTLEAFSERTGIEVRYTEEINDNDEFFGKVSPALMNRQETGHDLVVVSDWMAARFVHLGWAQKMDRSAQPNVTTHLDPQLRSPAFDEGRLHTVPWQSGITGIAYNRKALGREIKSVQDLWRPELAGKVTLFSGLDESFALLMQGNGVDVTRWTESDFHRMCDQVESMVKKQHIRRFTGNDYTSDLSKGDVLACQAYSGDAIQLQADNPDIEFVVPEEGAELWAESLLVPNLARHKANAEALIDYYYAPEVAADLAASVNYVCPVPAAREVLAASEDRETAELAENPLIFPDDDMRRRLVVARDISSAERRSLAKRWNAIAGL, encoded by the coding sequence ATGCCTGAACTCGCCTTCTCCCGCCGCGCCGCACTGCGCGGCCTCGGTGCCACGGGTCTGCTGGCCGCCCTGTGCGGATGCGGAGTGCCCGCCGCCTACGTCCCCGAGGACCGGCGGGAAGGGCTCGACAGGTCCGAGCGGGACCGTGCCGTCTCCTTCTCCAACTGGCCGCTGTACATCGACACCGACGAGGAGGACGAGGAGCGCCGTCCGACGCTGGAGGCCTTCTCGGAGCGGACGGGCATCGAGGTCCGGTACACCGAGGAGATCAACGACAACGACGAGTTCTTCGGCAAGGTCAGCCCGGCCCTGATGAACCGCCAGGAGACGGGCCACGACCTGGTCGTGGTCAGCGACTGGATGGCCGCGCGCTTCGTCCACCTGGGGTGGGCCCAGAAGATGGACCGCTCGGCGCAGCCCAACGTGACCACGCACCTGGACCCCCAGCTGCGTTCCCCCGCCTTCGACGAGGGCCGGCTGCACACCGTCCCCTGGCAGTCGGGGATCACCGGCATCGCCTACAACCGCAAGGCCCTGGGCCGGGAGATCAAGTCGGTCCAGGACCTGTGGCGGCCGGAGCTCGCGGGCAAGGTCACCCTCTTCTCCGGCCTCGACGAGTCCTTCGCCCTGCTGATGCAGGGCAACGGCGTGGACGTGACCCGTTGGACCGAATCAGACTTCCACCGGATGTGCGACCAGGTCGAGAGCATGGTGAAGAAGCAGCACATCCGCCGCTTCACCGGCAACGACTACACCTCCGATCTGAGCAAGGGAGACGTCCTGGCCTGCCAGGCCTACTCCGGCGACGCCATCCAGCTCCAGGCCGACAACCCGGACATCGAGTTCGTCGTCCCGGAGGAGGGGGCCGAACTCTGGGCGGAGAGCCTGCTCGTGCCCAACCTCGCCCGGCACAAGGCCAATGCCGAGGCCCTGATCGACTACTACTACGCCCCGGAGGTGGCCGCCGACCTCGCCGCCTCCGTCAACTACGTCTGCCCGGTCCCGGCCGCCCGCGAGGTCCTGGCCGCCTCCGAGGACAGGGAGACCGCCGAACTGGCCGAGAACCCGCTGATCTTCCCCGACGACGACATGCGCCGACGGCTCGTCGTGGCCAGGGACATCTCCTCCGCGGAACGCCGCTCCCTTGCCAAGCGCTGGAACGCCATCGCCGGACTCTGA
- a CDS encoding gamma-aminobutyraldehyde dehydrogenase, with product MTTELRRLRNYIGGEFKDAADGRTTEVVNPATGEAYATAPLSGQADVDAAMAAAAAAFPGWRDTTPSARQKALLKIADAFEARADELVAAESENTGKPLGLTASEELPPMVDQIRFFAGAARLLEGRSAGEYMEGMTSIIRREPVGVCAQVAPWNYPMMMAVWKFAPAIAAGNTVVLKPSDTTPASTVLMAEIIDSVLPKGVFNVICGDRETGKAMVEHSTPAMASITGSVRAGMQVAESASKDVKRVHLELGGKAPVVVFEDADIAKAVEDIAVAGYFNAGQDCTAATRVLVHRSIHDEFVSALAKAAADTKTGQPDDEDVLYGPLNNPNQLKQVAGFIERLPAHAKVEAGGHQVGEKGYFYAPTVVSGLKQDDEIIQNEVFGPVITVQSFTDEAQALEYANGVEFALASSVWTKDHGRAMRMSKNLDFGCVWINTHIPLVAEMPHGGFKKSGYGKDLSAYGFEDYTRIKHVMTSLDS from the coding sequence GTGACCACCGAACTGCGTCGTCTGCGCAACTACATCGGCGGGGAGTTCAAGGACGCCGCCGACGGGCGGACCACCGAGGTGGTCAACCCCGCCACCGGCGAGGCGTACGCCACCGCCCCGCTCTCGGGCCAGGCCGATGTCGACGCCGCCATGGCGGCCGCCGCGGCGGCCTTCCCGGGCTGGCGCGACACCACACCCTCGGCGCGCCAGAAGGCCCTGCTGAAGATCGCGGACGCCTTCGAGGCGCGCGCGGACGAGCTCGTCGCCGCCGAATCGGAGAACACCGGCAAGCCGCTGGGCCTCACGGCCAGCGAGGAGCTGCCGCCGATGGTGGACCAGATCCGCTTCTTCGCGGGTGCCGCCCGCCTGCTCGAGGGCCGCTCGGCCGGCGAGTACATGGAGGGCATGACCTCGATCATCCGCCGTGAGCCGGTCGGTGTCTGCGCCCAGGTCGCGCCGTGGAACTACCCGATGATGATGGCTGTGTGGAAGTTCGCCCCGGCCATCGCCGCGGGCAACACCGTGGTGCTCAAGCCCTCGGACACCACCCCGGCCTCCACCGTCCTGATGGCGGAGATCATCGACTCGGTGCTGCCCAAGGGCGTCTTCAACGTCATCTGCGGTGACCGCGAGACCGGCAAGGCCATGGTCGAGCACTCCACCCCGGCGATGGCCTCCATCACCGGTTCGGTGCGCGCCGGTATGCAGGTCGCCGAGAGCGCCTCGAAGGACGTCAAGCGCGTCCACCTGGAGCTCGGCGGCAAGGCCCCCGTCGTGGTCTTCGAGGACGCCGACATCGCCAAGGCCGTCGAGGACATCGCGGTCGCCGGCTACTTCAACGCCGGTCAGGACTGCACCGCCGCCACCCGCGTGCTCGTGCACCGCTCGATCCACGACGAGTTCGTGTCCGCGCTGGCCAAGGCCGCCGCCGACACCAAGACCGGTCAGCCGGACGACGAGGACGTGCTCTACGGCCCGCTGAACAACCCGAACCAGCTCAAGCAGGTCGCGGGCTTCATCGAGCGCCTTCCCGCCCACGCCAAGGTCGAGGCGGGCGGCCACCAGGTCGGCGAGAAGGGCTACTTCTACGCCCCGACCGTGGTATCCGGCCTCAAGCAGGACGACGAGATCATCCAGAACGAGGTCTTCGGCCCCGTCATCACCGTCCAGTCCTTCACGGACGAGGCCCAGGCCCTGGAGTACGCGAACGGCGTCGAGTTCGCCCTCGCCTCCTCGGTGTGGACCAAGGACCACGGCCGCGCGATGCGGATGTCCAAGAACCTCGACTTCGGCTGCGTGTGGATCAACACCCACATCCCGCTCGTCGCCGAGATGCCGCACGGCGGCTTCAAGAAGTCCGGCTACGGCAAGGACCTCTCCGCCTACGGCTTCGAGGACTACACGCGCATCAAGCACGTGATGACCTCGCTCGACAGCTGA
- a CDS encoding Lrp/AsnC family transcriptional regulator: MHSEVVVSRSADSRNRQPSPSVDAVSLAIIEQLQEDGRRPYAAIGKAVGLSEAAVRQRVQKLLDQGVMQIVAVTDPLTVGLRRQAMVGINVEGDLDPVADALTAMAECEYVVMTAGSFDLMVEIVCEDDDHLLETINKKIRTLPGVRSTESFVYLKLKKQTYMWGTR; encoded by the coding sequence GTGCACAGTGAGGTCGTGGTCAGTCGAAGCGCAGATTCCAGGAACAGACAACCGTCCCCTTCGGTCGATGCTGTGTCCCTGGCGATCATCGAGCAACTGCAGGAGGACGGTCGCCGTCCCTACGCAGCGATCGGCAAGGCCGTCGGCCTGTCGGAAGCAGCCGTGCGTCAGCGCGTGCAGAAGCTCCTCGACCAGGGCGTCATGCAGATCGTCGCCGTCACCGACCCGCTCACCGTGGGCCTGCGACGCCAGGCCATGGTCGGGATCAACGTCGAGGGAGACCTCGACCCGGTGGCGGACGCACTCACCGCGATGGCGGAGTGCGAGTACGTGGTGATGACCGCAGGATCGTTCGACCTGATGGTGGAAATCGTCTGCGAGGACGACGACCACCTGCTCGAGACGATCAACAAGAAGATCCGCACGCTCCCCGGCGTGCGATCAACCGAAAGCTTCGTTTACCTGAAGCTGAAGAAGCAGACCTACATGTGGGGAACTCGATAG
- a CDS encoding aspartate aminotransferase family protein, protein MSQDLSKTAYDHLWMHFTRMSSYENAPVPTIVRGEGTYIFDDKGKRYLDGLAGLFVVNAGHGRKELAEVAYKQAQELAFFPIWSYAHPKAVELAERLAHYAPGDLNKVFFTTGGGEAVETAWKLAKQYFKLQGKHTKYKVISRAVAYHGTPQGALSITGLPALKAPFEPLVPGAHKVPNTNIYRAPIFGDDPEAFGRWCADQIEQEILFEGADTVAAVFLEPVQNAGGCFPPPPGYFQRVREICDQYDVLLVSDETICAFGRLGTMFACDKFDYVPDMITCAKGMTSGYSPIGACIISDRLAEPFYKGDNTFLHGYTFGGHPVSSAVALANLDIFDKEGLNQHVLDQEGNFFNTLKKLHDLPIVGDVRGNGFFYGIELVKDKTTKESFTDEETERVLYGFLSKALFENGLYCRADDRGDPVIQLAPPLIADQGTFDEIEGILRSVLTEAWTKL, encoded by the coding sequence GTGAGCCAGGACCTCTCCAAGACCGCGTACGACCACCTGTGGATGCACTTCACCCGCATGTCGTCCTACGAGAACGCACCCGTCCCCACCATCGTGCGTGGTGAGGGCACCTACATCTTCGACGACAAGGGCAAGCGCTACCTCGACGGTCTCGCCGGACTGTTCGTGGTCAACGCCGGTCACGGCCGCAAGGAACTGGCCGAGGTCGCCTACAAGCAGGCCCAGGAACTCGCGTTCTTCCCCATCTGGTCGTACGCGCACCCCAAGGCCGTCGAGCTCGCCGAGCGCCTCGCCCACTACGCCCCGGGCGACCTGAACAAGGTCTTCTTCACCACCGGCGGCGGCGAGGCCGTCGAGACGGCCTGGAAGCTCGCCAAGCAGTACTTCAAGCTCCAGGGCAAGCACACCAAGTACAAGGTCATCTCGCGTGCGGTCGCCTACCACGGCACCCCGCAGGGCGCCCTGTCCATCACCGGCCTGCCGGCCCTGAAGGCCCCCTTCGAGCCGCTGGTCCCCGGCGCGCACAAGGTCCCGAACACCAACATCTACCGCGCCCCGATCTTCGGCGACGACCCCGAGGCCTTCGGCCGCTGGTGCGCCGACCAGATCGAGCAGGAGATCCTCTTCGAGGGCGCCGACACCGTCGCGGCCGTCTTCCTGGAGCCCGTGCAGAACGCCGGCGGCTGCTTCCCGCCGCCGCCCGGCTACTTCCAGCGCGTCCGCGAGATCTGCGACCAGTACGACGTGCTGCTCGTCTCCGACGAGACGATCTGCGCCTTCGGCCGCCTCGGCACGATGTTCGCCTGCGACAAGTTCGACTACGTGCCGGACATGATCACCTGCGCCAAGGGCATGACCTCGGGCTACTCCCCGATCGGCGCCTGCATCATCTCGGACCGCCTCGCCGAGCCGTTCTACAAGGGCGACAACACCTTCCTGCACGGCTACACCTTCGGCGGCCACCCGGTCTCCTCTGCGGTGGCGCTGGCCAACCTCGACATCTTCGACAAGGAAGGCCTGAACCAGCACGTGCTGGACCAGGAGGGCAACTTCTTCAACACCCTGAAGAAGCTGCACGACCTGCCGATCGTCGGCGACGTCCGCGGCAACGGCTTCTTCTACGGCATCGAGCTCGTCAAGGACAAGACCACCAAGGAGTCCTTCACGGACGAGGAGACGGAGCGCGTGCTCTACGGCTTCCTCTCCAAGGCGCTCTTCGAGAACGGCCTGTACTGCCGCGCCGACGACCGAGGCGACCCGGTCATCCAGCTCGCGCCGCCGCTGATCGCCGACCAGGGCACCTTCGACGAGATCGAGGGCATCCTGCGCAGCGTGCTCACCGAGGCGTGGACCAAGCTCTGA
- a CDS encoding ABC transporter ATP-binding protein, translating into MVAPTDNAPPDSAPPQDDLLWARSLHYSHSGSPGLVGISVGVRQGEILALTGPRGCGKTTLLRCLSGQLLPEQGEVWFNSVPVHTMGTAARERLRRDRFGWIGPEPQLLPELRVWENAALPLLMAGASHRSARHAACAWLDRLEIGGFARKRPGALTHAESQRVALARALVNEPAVVFADEPTAPLHRAERARLLRTLTTAARSHGITVLLATHDEETAAVADRHLALLDGRPAATAVAAGTGSASSETPEGQAACSLSA; encoded by the coding sequence ATGGTGGCTCCCACGGACAATGCCCCGCCCGACAGCGCCCCACCCCAGGACGATCTGCTCTGGGCGCGGTCCCTGCACTACTCCCACAGCGGCTCACCCGGCCTCGTCGGGATCTCCGTCGGAGTCCGCCAGGGCGAGATCCTGGCCCTGACCGGCCCGCGCGGCTGCGGCAAGACCACCCTGCTGCGCTGCCTGTCCGGGCAGCTGCTGCCCGAGCAGGGCGAGGTCTGGTTCAACAGCGTTCCCGTGCACACCATGGGCACCGCGGCCCGCGAACGCCTGCGCCGCGACCGGTTCGGCTGGATCGGCCCCGAGCCGCAGCTGCTGCCCGAGCTCAGGGTGTGGGAGAACGCGGCCCTGCCGCTGCTGATGGCCGGCGCCTCGCACCGCAGCGCCCGGCACGCCGCCTGCGCGTGGCTGGACCGCCTCGAGATCGGCGGCTTCGCCCGCAAGCGCCCCGGCGCCCTCACCCACGCCGAGTCCCAGCGCGTCGCCCTGGCCCGGGCCCTGGTCAACGAGCCCGCGGTGGTCTTCGCCGACGAGCCCACGGCCCCGCTGCACCGGGCCGAGCGCGCCCGCCTGCTCCGTACGCTGACCACCGCGGCCCGCTCGCACGGGATCACCGTGCTGCTGGCCACCCACGACGAGGAGACCGCGGCCGTCGCCGACCGCCACCTGGCCCTGCTCGACGGCCGGCCCGCCGCGACCGCCGTCGCCGCGGGCACCGGGTCCGCCTCCTCCGAGACCCCGGAGGGCCAGGCCGCGTGCTCGCTCTCCGCCTAG